The genome window cacctctcaatgcagggaatgcagattcaatctctggtcgggaaacgagatcccacatgccacggggcaactaagcccaagtgctgcaaccagagaaagtctgggtgctgcagcaaagacccagtgcagaccaagaaaattaaaaaaaaaggagaagaaaaaggactTCCACGTGATTGTGACAGAATAATGTTTGTCaagatgggaaaaataaaggaaaaattctcTCAAAAGTCAgtagtgtgggatgatttgagagattagcattgaaacatgtatattatgtgtaaaatagatgactagtgTCAGTtagatgcatgaagcagggcactcaaagcaggtgctctgggacaacccagagggatggggtggggagggagaggggaggggggttcaggactgggaggacacatgtgcacccacggctgattcatgtcgatgtatggcaaaaaccactacaatattgtaaagtaattagcctccaattcaaataaattatttttaaaaggtcagtAGTAATTAACAATAATGAGATCATTTGGTAAAAGACAAATCAATGTCACCGTATCTTCTCTGAACCAACTGCACAAAGGACAGTCCACCCGGACAGGAACTGTACCACTTTGCTGACATCAGGCACCACTTAGGAAACAAACCACTCTCTTTGCAAGCATCATCCATAGTATGTGTTCCCTATATGCTGAGGGAGGTGTTTCGGGTCCTATGGTACAAAATGAGGCCAAACCCAGTTCTAAATGGAGCTTGGAGTGGCAGGTGCAGAAAATAAAACTCTGCAGCTGTGGAGAGACAGTCTGTCATCCCCAGGATCCTTCCACGTGCCTCTTACCTCGGGGCCTCTTTCGCCAGGCTAGGATGCCAACTCCAGCCAGGGCAATGGCGAGGACAATGAACCCAACAGCTTTCATCACCAGAAGTATAGTTTCCGATTCTGAAAGTAAGCAAATAAGGGAGGAAAAAATCCACATGTCCTCCTGCTCTTCTATGTTATCTTTTGGGGacttttttcctgtgatcatcAAGAAGCCCAGTACTACTTTTCTTACTGTGACTTCTTCACTGCTctgtggaaaataatctgaaacagGAACAGCTGTTCCCAAAGTATGGTCTGAATGCCCGAGGTGTCCTCAAGACCCAATCAGAGAGTCAATGAGATCTAAGTCATGATTCCCCGCCCCCCTTTTTTAAATCTCAATCTCTCACATGGGCACAGGGTAATTTTCTAGAGGCCACACAATATGAGATGACATTATCACTCTGACAGCAAATAGAATGCTATGTTTTCTAgtgtttacttaaaaaatttttttctttaatttgcaaTACAGTAAATAGAAATAGATATAACttacataaacaaaagctctttggggtcctcaataattttttGAGTATAAAGGAGCCCTGGTACCAAAAAGTTGAGAGAACCTCTGATTTAACAGACCTATTCTAAAGCACGCAGTGATCCATGGTTCATGCTCACCACCTTTCCTCAGTCTCACTCCCCAGACAGCCACAACCCCAGCCTTACCCTGGAAACCCTGAAGAACCATGTGGACTCCGCCATGCTCCACGTGACAGGAGTAAATGTCACCATTCTGAGAATCCAGCTCAACAGACACCCAAGTCTGATAGGTCCCATCCCCACTGGGAAGAATGCCTCCATAATCAGTGTCTTGGACAATTTCTTCCCCGTTTTTCATCCAGTTAATGGAAATTTCTGGGGGATAAAAGCCATAAGCTCTGCAGTAAAGAGTTGTAATCCCTGGGAAAGTTTCTTTGTGATTGACTCTGACTTTGGGGGGctctagaaaaaaaagaagttcaagTTAAAATAGAAGTATCTTATGTACTGAGTGCACAATACTAGAAAGCAGCAACTGCATTTCCCAATTTTGTTCATTgcaggaaacataaaaataagaatgaccCAGAACCCAGGTTCACCAATAACAAATTCATTGATCTAAAGCCAGTTTGAGCAGATTTCTGTTACCTGaaaccattaaaatgaaaatgagtattcAGCTAGTGAGTGGGAGAATTGAAACAAACTCCAGTCAACTGCCTCCAAAACCGATGTGCTTGAACAGAGAGTCCATATTCATACCTGTAGTCCAGGTGCCTCCCCAAGGGGCTGCCATAGCTCTGGAAAGCCCCACCATTAAACATCACTCCTGTGGGAAAAGGCACATTGTGTCTGGGAGTTTCCCACAGCATGATACAGACATAATTCATTTTGAATAATGAGATCATGCATGAAAAGTTCTTTGTTAACTAAAAGTTGACCAATTGAATCATATCTTTGATGTATAAGAGGAGTTTTTTCTGAAAGGAATCTTATCCTAATCTCTTAAGGTAAGCAAAGACCCTCTGTGtgtcttttttctaatttcagaTTTTTACTCATCCTGGTGTTGTAGGATCTCTTGGTTACTACAAAGCTTGAAGAATTGCATTACCTCCCAAAGTACTGGGCAGGGGGtgcccaaaagttcattcaggaaaacccagatgaactttttggccaacccaatattaccCAACTTATCATTAACAGGAGATGGGAGGATTTATCTCACTGAATCCCCCAAAAGGAAGCATCCCTGGACATACTCCACTCAAAacaagtagaattgctgagtGTTGTTAAAATGCTGATAAAAAGGTAACTAGGGAAAGTTTTCATGAGGGAGTTACAGGTCACTGTAGCCCAACTAACAAAACAGACTTCAGAAAAGGATGGCTAAAAGCTAAATTAGAGGACTGTTACATATGAAACCGCTAGTTCTGAGGATGTGGGGACAAGGAGTTCCCCCTCCTCTTTACCTGTTCTTTGTAAGGCATCTTTCCCATATTCCAGGAATCTCTTTAACCAAGCAATGCATTCTTCTTCCAGCCAATTCTTCTGATATTGTAACTCATGCCGATTGGCCTCCCATGCCCGCCTGATGATGTCAGCCACATTATCCATGGCCATCCAGGACAGGGTATCTTTATTGAAGATAAGGAAATCCTGTCCATCATACGCATATTGGAGAAATCCCGTGGTGCTTCCATCCTCCAGTAACTCACAGCCGATCATTCTCTGGTAAGTGTGAAACCCTGGAAGACACATAAATGGCAGGAAGGGAGGGGTTGACATGGGGATGTAAAGGTGGGTACCCGGATGATCTGACTAGGGGCATGGCTGGAAGCATCTTCTACCCCAGAATACATTACTGCACAGGCCTagcatggcatcactgagtctCCAGAAAGTTCCTGTGATATAAGCCCACCTATACATAGGTATCTACAGAGTACCTACTGCATGTCAAAGGAGTATGATAATTCCTGCCTTGTGGAGTTACCCTATATTGGGAACAACTAACTGATAAACTTTTTACTGCAATGGAGGAGGGACAGATACCCAGGAGCCAGAAATATCCCCGGGGAAAGTTAATGTAGTAAGTCATTGCCCATAAGCAAGCACCTCATTAGGCCTGGAAATAAGACACGCAACGGCTAGATTTAGGAGGAGATGCAGGTCAGCAGCCTGAATGAGGATGGGACAGGGACATGGGGGCACATGGGGTCCTGGGGAAGAAACAGACAATGTGGAAGAGGCACAGGACAGATGGCAGGCACTGAACCCCAGCAACAAGATTGCCTGAgctttgccaaaagaatgcagcTCAGCTCACAGCCACTGTCAGCCCAGGGGCCTCTACCGGGTTGGGGGCTAGGGATGGAACGTGCTCATCCTTGCTGCCTTCACCACCTGAGTGATTGTAGTGACGCTGCAGCTGCTTCAGTTCCACCTTGAATGCCTGCTGCCAGCCCCGCAGCAGCTGTGTGTACCTCTCCCAGTGATCAGGCGCCAGGTTTTCCTCCATCCACAGGGCCCGTGGCTCCTTCAGCTGGGAGACACTGTTGTACATGGTGATGGGATGAGAATCCACATACCCGGCTGAAATAAATTCAGGGATCCCATAGCCAGGCTCTGAAATGCCCAGGCGAAAATATCTCAGAGAGTGAGTCCCTGCAAGAGAGGCAGAGAAGTCAAATATTTAGGGTCACGGCTGATCCAGATCCATAAGTTGCTCGATTCCGTCTAAACCTCATGATAGTCCTCCGTGTTCATTTGCACCCATTCCTTCAGGGACCCAGCTGCTACTTCCTCTTATggaatcacagaacgccaggaACTTAGACCTGGAAAGGACTTCAGAGCTTTAGCCAAGACTTGGAGCCTGTTTTGTTCAGGTTGAACATTTTTACACATAACTCAACTTGTAGGTGAAGTAAAGTGCTCTGGTCTTTGGAGGAGGGGCCCAGGGCCACTCACTGGCCCCTCCAGGGAGATCTATCCCTGAAGGATTCTGAGGGTTTGAAAACCCTGACAACCAACCCCCAGGTTTCACCAGCAGAGGCTCTAGGGTGATAAATGAGGGCCCCTATCTCACTGctgtgcatgcacatgcacgtgtacacacacacacacacacacacacacaccgggtTGGTTAGTCTACTCAACAGACCCACAGTGAGACCCTACATAAAGACTCAGGCCTCccaaggaaaatttttaatttttccttaaaaaatttaattttcaaattttaaaaagcagaatgcTTTGTCTATTATATCAAACCAACTCTGAAAACCATTTTCCtattctttctctacttttttcttcTAGCCAAACCTCACTGTAAGAATTGTCATAGTCCCTGATGGTCAAAAGCTGGCTAAGATGAAACAAAACTACGTGACTTTCTCTGCTGCTTTTGCACTGAACTTCTCTCGTGTCAACCAGGAAGCTCCGCGTCCGGTGGAGACAGCGCAGTCTGGAAGGAATGGGATGGTGTTATAATGGGGTCAGTGCAGGGCGTGGGCCTTCAGGGAAGACTTTCTAGAGAAGATACATCTTAGGGGAGAtcctgggatggggaggaggtgagCAGGCAATGAGGCTGAGCAGGGACATAGGAGAGAGGACAGATAGTAGGAGCAGAACAGAAAACAATTTGTACAGACAGAGGCTAGGAGAGCGGGGTTCACTGCGGGAACCAGTGGCCTAGGATGCTGGAGCTCAGCAAGCATCACATAGGAGAGGCGAAATGACACCTAAGAGGTAAGCAGAGCCGAGGCCAAGGAAACCAAGGTCCTCCATGTCCTGCCAAAGAGCTGGAGGGGAGAAAAGACACAGCACGGTAGCTTTCTTCCCAGGCTCTGCTCACTGTTGTCTGGAAATGCCCATCTCTAGGCCTTTTATCTTGTTACCTCCTGCCATCCTGACCCATCAACATCCTCCCCAGTCAGCAAAACGCATCTCTAAAGACAGCCCCCAAGACCAGCCCTGACATTTGCAAGGCTGTGTCAAGAGATCAGAGGAGGCCCACATGCCAGAGGCCCAAATATCTTACAGGGATAAATCAAGCTAACAAACTGTTTAGTATGTTCTACCCTCCCTACCTTGACAAATATCCTGTCATATGACCTCAAAGCCCAAGTTCAAATTCAAAAATCTGACTTGGTGGTGGCGCAGAGAAAGCTAGCCTCCAtcctccagcccctgggcctTAGCCTGAGACCCACCTCCTTCTCTACCTTCCCCAAGTCCCCCCAGCTCTGCTAAGGGCCTGGTGCTCTCTCATTCAGGCTCCATCTATAAACACTGCCTCTTTGCCACCTCTTGGACTTAGCAGAGGCCTTACCAGCAGCATAGTCCATCCTTAGGAGGATGGACCAAAGGAAGAGGCCCGTGTAAATTCAAGCAGCCCTGAGTCATCTGGGCAGAGAGCTGCAGGTTCCAGATACCTGTGGTGAGGTGCAGACCCAGGGCAAGCACCTCCGCTTGGCCTCATGGACGCTTGCTCTGTGGGGAAGGATGTGGATAAGGGAGTTGTTGGAGCAGGGCCCTCTAAAAGGTGGAGCCACATCCACGGCTTCTCTTGTATGTGTCTAAGAGCTGCCCTAGACACCATTTCCCCCAGTTTTTTCCAGGTAGCTCATcccactgttgtcccctttgtGAAGGCTCAGATCTTCAGGCATGGCGTTGGTTGCTGTGGAGAACCTCAGATGGGGGTCAGGGTGACCCCCAGGTTGAATGCCACTTAATGAAGTTTActccttcctcttcattttaaatatatgtttaagaaaaaagtcaaattaaaaaaaaaaaaacagttcacaAAATGGTTGGGTTCATGTTTGTGTATGCACATCTGGCTATAACTTTTTCTAAAGCTGTTTATGAAAGAATCCATACTGTGCAGACTGTCTTTTAGAACAGGCCTCCCCAAGGCCAGGGAACCCTCACctcaatcccagggatggggaagcctggtgggctgccgtctatggggtcacacagagtcggacatgactgaaacgacttagcagcagcagcagcagcagcagcaggattcccTGAGGCCGAACCAGGCCTACTCAGCCCCGGCCCCTTCCAACCAATTGCACCAGTTCTGTAACCTGCAGGatcctccagttttctttctttctttctcagttttctttctctctgctcttccaGCTGGGGTGGGAGCAGTTTTTGGCAGCACCCATGTCCCATGGGCCCCCTCCCTGCAGGTAGTATCCTGCATGTCAGCTGTGGTGCTGAGCAAGATGGAGGCTGTTCTCCCCCAGGCCTGGGCAGAGCATAAAGGCCCCATGGTCCCTCCGTACTGCTTTGACCTTTTattccccacccctctcccttcccatGGCGATGGGGGCTGGAATGGGGAGGCAACCCAGTGAAAACCTCTGAGACTGGACATAAGACCATCACAAAAGTGTTGCTTCTTATGAAAACAAGAGTGAGGATAAAGCAGAGGCATAAACTCTATCCCCGAAACAATAGTTCCATATTCTGCCTTCTATTCTCTTATCTTTGTTCACTGTCTACCCACTTCTCAGTCCTAAGATACTTAAGAACTGGGATTTAGCTTCTTCCTTCTGTATTTCCTATAAGGCCTAGCACAGGGAGCCTAGCGCATGGTTGGAACTTAAATATTCGTAGGTATTTGTAAATTGTTTGCAAAACACTATTTTTATGcttcaaaataattaattatgCTGGAATGAATGTGAATCAATTTAACTTCAAACTTATGCtttattataaaaacatttttggcctcaccacatgggtatcttagttccctgaccaggggtccaACCCAGGACCCCAGCAGTGAGAGCtccaagtcctaatcactggacttaaactttaaaatagaaattttaataaaattaaattaaattttagttttataaaattaaattataattcccagggaattcccaggaacttatactttaaaaaatacttttcataaGGCGCAAGCTGGTGAATGGGAAGCAGAGCTGAAATCTAATTTACATCCAGCCTAGAGTCTGCAAAAGGTGTAATATGGTGGAATCTGCAACCGATTTTGCAAACGGTTCTATTTCTCCACATCTGGAAAGGTTTTGTGGTTCCTCCGCAGATTATGCAATTGCTCAAAGATGGAGGCAAAAGAAGAGCAAGTcatgaacattttctcacacTTTCTTAGTCTCCATCTGAGTACTCAACAAACATGTGAGTACCTTCTCTGTGCTAGGCGCTGTTCTGGACTCTGAACACATCACATACAAAACAGGTAAAAATGTCTGCCCTTCTGGAACCTGCATCCTAATGGGAGGACACAAGGAAGGcagacaatataaaataaatacatataaccCGTCATTTAAAAAGTGCAGTGGATAAAAATAAAGGTGCAAAGAGGACTAAACAATGTAATTCTAAACAGCGGAAGTTAGGGAAAGCTGGTCTGAGAAGACTTTGAACAAGTGCCTGCAGGGAACAAGGGAACCAGGCAGATGTCTGGGGACTGCGGTCCAGGCAGGGGGATTTTGTACAAAGGCCCCAAGGAAAGGTCAACCTGGCACATTCCGGAAAAAGCAGTGAGGCCTGGGGCTGGAGCTGAGGGggtgaggggaaaagaaaaaggtagGAATTGCTTCCACGCTTCCGATAGCAAAAAACCTCATAGAAATCAAATCCCAGACAAAgaatgagagagagggaggaagaaggattttaaaaagagactatGTCATTGACATATAGAACTTCCCTCGGAAACTGGGTTTCCTTCTATGACATCTGGGGTCTGCGTGCCTAGTAGATgccaacaaacaaataaaaaaaatagtattaccAACTTGGGGTATTACTGCTCATTGGGGTTATTTATTCTAAATGAGTATCACTGACATCATCTCTATACATAATATCTACAATCCATGTAATTTCACTTTCTTACAAAAATGTAACTTTATAAAGATTTGCGTAATCCAGAGTTTAGAGGTCAACAGAGAGACACATGGCCTGTTGCCAGCTGTCCAAGGACAGTGGAATGCCCTTTTCTCCAACCTCCGAGTCTTGTTCCTGGTTTTGGAGCAGTTTTTCTCCACCAGCCAGCCCTGACTTCACAGGGTGCTCTGCCCCTAAAGGCTGGCCTCCATCTGCCAGTCGCCTGCCCATCCAGCCTCGTGCAGTCAAGCTGTGGCTCTGCTCCAGGACATCACAGCCTTGTCCCCTTCCTCTGCCATGCACCCAGTTACCCATCTGGCGTATCCATAGGTATGAGCCATGCTTGCTCCTTACTTGAGCTTCTAAAATGTTACCTCAGCTGTGATGGGAAGTTGGTTGACAGATGTTAAGTCAGTAACTCAGAACagaaaaaacaggagaaaattcaTGGTACCCTTTCTCTCATGATACATTAGATCTTGTGATAGGTTATATTCCTATGGATATGCTGTCCGGATGATTAGATTTCCATATAACTATGAAggttgaatcatttgaaaagacctctaTTGGACTAGTTTTGATCTACCAAAATGGCAATTTCATATGATTCATTCTGACCTTCTGATTCTTTCTTCTTGTTACAATAATTACAAAATTgggtttttctctccctttccatgAACAGATTATCAACATCAATCCACTTAGTGGACTGAAATCTACAATTTTGAATTTGGTCTTCTGTCTAGGCCAGTCAAGCTGCTTCTCAAAGAGGCATCTCTGTCCCAACAGCCTCTAGATGTTGCTGAAAAGACATTGCTGATAGACGTTGCTGAAAAGCCTGAACAACACAACTGAAGAGCAATCAGACCAAATATAGTGGTGACTTTACATCCTAAATTATGTTCCTTTTAGCCTGTAGATGAACTAGCTGGACCATTTTGACAAAAGGCTGTGGAAATGACAATAACTGCTAAAGTATTTTCAGATAGTCATCCATGAGGGCAATTGATATTTGAGTTTCTACCATGTAAGAGGAATTGTGAGGCAATGTCAGGAAGGGAAAGACAGATCAGACACCagtttttttcctccaggaaTTTACAGTATTATtgcagagccaaagtgaaaatgaaagtgaaaggtgctcagtcatgtccaactctttgcaaccccatggactatgcagtccatggaattctccaagccagaatactggagtggatagcccttcccttctccaggggatcttcccaacccagggattgaacccaggtctcccacattgcaggcagattctttaccagctgagccatcagggaagcccattggagaGCCAAAGAAtgtgacaaaaataaatacaacacaGGGACATATGGCAGCAAGCAGTAAGTGCCACAAAAGAGGCACCAATGGAATGTTCCAGCAACTAGGAGAGACATCCTGCTCTTCCATGAATGGATCCAGAAATGCCACAAGGAGGAGATGGAAAACCCACTATGAAGTTAGGCCTTCCATGCATCATGGAGCACAGCGAAATCTGAATCATAACCCTCAGAACCACGCTTATTTCTTGAGTGCAAACCATGTGACAGCTACCATGCTAAGTCTTGGATAAACATGAATTATATTTACTTCTCAGTGcaaccttttgtgtgtgtgtgtgtgtgctcagtcactcagttgtgcccaattctttgtgaccccatggactgtagcccaccagggtccactgtctatggaattctccaggcaagaatactggagtgggtagccagtccattctccaggggatcttctcaacccagggattgaaacagggcctcctgcattgcaggcagattctttagcatctgagccacctgagaagccctgcaaCCCTTTGAGGTAGATCTTAAAattcccagggcttccccagtggctcagagagtGAAGAATCCGtgtgcaatgtgggaaacccggatttgattcctggattggaagatcccctggagaagggaatggctacccactccagtattctcgcctggagaatcccatggatagaggagcctggtgggctacagtctatggggttgcaaagagttggacacaactgactgactaacacttttcactttcttaaaattcccatttcacagataggaaTGGGTTCAGGGAGATGAAGAAAATTGTCCAAGATCATCCTTAGAATCCATAAGTAGAGGGCCCAAGAATTTCCCTCTGACCTGTCAAGCAGGAAGCCTCTCTGCCTTAGACTGCCCAGCTGTTCAGAAGCAGAGGCCCTTCCCCATCCCAGGCTCTGTTTCAGGCTCCTTGCCAGGCTCACCATTGCTCTCTCCCGCCCTCTTGTGTCAAGGATGACTCACTAATCCCAGATTTTCCTGTTCAGGGGAACCAGACTTGAGACCTTCCTACAACTGGCTGTGAGTCCTGACTGGATGACCAGTTCAACAAAGCCCCAATTATTTGTTGGCCCTCCCAAATGGCCCTATGTCTTAACACAGTCAAAATGATTATGATTCCTGGGAACTACTCTCTGGAATTTCAGGCATCGTGGGAATGAGAGGGAGAAGTGGAGGGTGATATTTTTAGTTAAGAGGGCCTTTGGACACTAGTCCAACTACGCAGTGATGTGGGTGGCTCTATATACTTCAAGAACTGCCAGTCTCTCCTAACAACTCCTCTCACTACAGAAACTTGTTGAGGGCCAGGAAGTGCTGAATGTGGCGGTTTGACTTTTAAGTTACTCTTTTAAGGCTACCCTTTGGAGGTTACCAGTGtcccttttaaattttatgcttTTCTGAACTTCCAGTAGGCACAGTCCTAACTGCTAGGAATACAGCAATTAACACATCAATGTCCCAGCTATCTGAACTCCTTTCTAGAAGGAAGACTGGCAGTAGCTAAGTGTATAACACAAGATCAGCTGCTGACAAGGGTTTTGAAGAGAAATAAAGCAGGGAAaggaaatatacacaaaaataaacaaatttttttttaatggagaaaaagataatgaaaaaagagaaaatttaaaaagagaaaaactaatttaaaaaaagaaaaaaacaaggaaaataggaTGTGAAGAGGGATGATCTTATAGGTAGAGGGACCAGAAAAGGCTGTCTCAGCAGGTGACACTTGAGCAGAGATTTGAATGGAGAAAGGAAGCCAGCTTAGGAGAACCTTCCAGACAGAACAACAAGCCGAAGTCCTCCAGAAAGTTG of Bubalus bubalis isolate 160015118507 breed Murrah chromosome 5, NDDB_SH_1, whole genome shotgun sequence contains these proteins:
- the LOC102411787 gene encoding major histocompatibility complex class I-related gene protein isoform X1, translating into MMLLLPLIIVLMMKLGDARTHSLRYFRLGISEPGYGIPEFISAGYVDSHPITMYNSVSQLKEPRALWMEENLAPDHWERYTQLLRGWQQAFKVELKQLQRHYNHSGFHTYQRMIGCELLEDGSTTGFLQYAYDGQDFLIFNKDTLSWMAMDNVADIIRRAWEANRHELQYQKNWLEEECIAWLKRFLEYGKDALQRTEPPKVRVNHKETFPGITTLYCRAYGFYPPEISINWMKNGEEIVQDTDYGGILPSGDGTYQTWVSVELDSQNGDIYSCHVEHGGVHMVLQGFQESETILLVMKAVGFIVLAIALAGVGILAWRKRPRGKNKVIYLSTPDH
- the LOC102411787 gene encoding major histocompatibility complex class I-related gene protein isoform X2 codes for the protein MMLLLPLIIVLMMKLGDARTHSLRYFRLGISEPGYGIPEFISAGYVDSHPITMYNSVSQLKEPRALWMEENLAPDHWERYTQLLRGWQQAFKVELKQLQRHYNHSGFHTYQRMIGCELLEDGSTTGFLQYAYDGQDFLIFNKDTLSWMAMDNVADIIRRAWEANRHELQYQKNWLEEECIAWLKRFLEYGKDALQRTEPPKVRVNHKETFPGITTLYCRAYGFYPPEISINWMKNGEEIVQDTDYGGILPSGDGTYQTWVSVELDSQNGDIYSCHVEHGGVHMVLQGFQESETILLVMKAVGFIVLAIALAGVGILAWRKRPRAR
- the LOC102411787 gene encoding major histocompatibility complex class I-related gene protein isoform X3, whose product is MMLLLPLIIVLMMKLGDARTHSLRYFRLGISEPGYGIPEFISAGYVDSHPITMYNSVSQLKEPRALWMEENLAPDHWERYTQLLRGWQQAFKVELKQLQRHYNHSGFHTYQRMIGCELLEDGSTTGFLQYAYDGQDFLIFNKDTLSWMAMDNVADIIRRAWEANRHELQYQKNWLEEECIAWLKRFLEYGKDALQRTGVMFNGGAFQSYGSPLGRHLDYRYEYGLSVQAHRFWRQLTGVCFNSPTH
- the LOC102411787 gene encoding major histocompatibility complex class I-related gene protein isoform X4 produces the protein MMLLLPLIIVLMMKLGDARTHSLRYFRLGISEPGYGIPEFISAGYVDSHPITMYNSVSQLKEPRALWMEENLAPDHWERYTQLLRGWQQAFKVELKQLQRHYNHSGFHTYQRMIGCELLEDGSTTGFLQYAYDGQDFLIFNKDTLSWMAMDNVADIIRRAWEANRHELQYQKNWLEEECIAWLKRFLEYGKDALQRTAR